The following proteins are co-located in the Polymorphospora rubra genome:
- the aroB gene encoding 3-dehydroquinate synthase: MDEMTRIAVGGERPYDVLVGRDLLDELPPLLAGADQVAILYAPPLKPHADAVARRLAAAGLRPLPIEVPDAEAGKDIAVADRCWEALGTAAFTRTDAVVGIGGGAVTDLAGFVAACWLRGVRWVPVSSSLLGMVDAAVGGKTGINTGAGKNLVGAFHPPAGVLCDLALLSTLPAVDLVAGLAEVVKCGFIADPAILDLIDADPARAADPTGPVVRELVERAIRVKADVVAGDLRESGRREILNYGHTLAHAIEKVEGYRWRHGHAVAVGLVYAAELGRLAGRLDAATADRHRATLTALDLPTGYPADAWPGLLAAMRVDKKARGARLRFVVLDGPARPSILDSPDDELLRAAFGAVAR, encoded by the coding sequence ATGGACGAGATGACGCGGATCGCCGTCGGCGGCGAGCGGCCGTACGACGTACTCGTCGGGCGGGACCTGCTCGACGAGTTGCCGCCGCTGCTGGCCGGTGCCGACCAGGTCGCGATCCTGTACGCCCCGCCGCTGAAGCCGCACGCCGACGCGGTCGCACGGCGGTTGGCCGCCGCCGGCCTGCGTCCCCTGCCGATCGAGGTGCCCGACGCCGAGGCGGGCAAGGACATCGCCGTCGCCGACCGGTGCTGGGAGGCGTTGGGCACGGCCGCGTTCACCCGTACCGACGCGGTCGTCGGCATCGGCGGCGGCGCCGTCACCGACCTCGCCGGATTCGTCGCCGCCTGCTGGCTGCGCGGGGTGCGCTGGGTACCGGTCTCCAGCAGCCTGCTCGGCATGGTCGACGCCGCCGTCGGCGGCAAGACCGGTATCAACACCGGGGCGGGCAAGAACCTGGTCGGTGCGTTCCATCCGCCGGCCGGGGTGCTGTGCGACCTCGCACTGCTGTCCACCCTGCCCGCCGTCGACCTGGTCGCCGGCCTGGCCGAGGTGGTCAAGTGCGGCTTCATCGCCGATCCGGCCATCCTGGACCTGATCGACGCCGACCCCGCCCGGGCCGCCGACCCGACCGGGCCGGTGGTGCGGGAGCTGGTCGAGCGGGCGATCCGGGTCAAGGCCGACGTGGTCGCCGGCGACCTGCGCGAGTCCGGTCGGCGCGAGATCCTCAACTACGGGCACACCCTCGCGCACGCGATCGAGAAGGTCGAGGGCTACCGCTGGCGGCACGGCCACGCCGTCGCCGTCGGCCTCGTCTACGCCGCCGAACTGGGACGCCTCGCCGGCCGGCTGGACGCGGCGACCGCCGACCGGCACCGGGCCACGCTCACCGCGTTGGACCTGCCGACCGGCTATCCCGCCGACGCCTGGCCGGGGCTGCTGGCCGCGATGCGGGTCGACAAGAAGGCCCGCGGGGCACGGCTGCGGTTCGTCGTCCTCGACGGGCCGGCCCGACCATCCATCCTGGACAGTCCGGACGACGAGCTGCTGCGGGCGGCGTTCGGGGCGGTGGCCCGATGA
- the aroQ gene encoding type II 3-dehydroquinate dehydratase, with translation MKVYVLNGPNLGRLGTRQVDVYGVTSYADLVELCRDTGRELGLDVEVRQTDAEHEMLGWLHAAADEQAAVVLNPGAWSHYSYAVRDACAMLRGPLVEVHISNIHAREQFRHHSVVSAVATGVICGLGVDGYRLALTHVAWSAAASG, from the coding sequence ATGAAGGTGTACGTCCTCAACGGGCCCAACCTCGGCCGGCTCGGCACCCGCCAGGTCGACGTGTACGGCGTGACCAGCTACGCCGACCTGGTCGAGTTGTGCCGGGACACCGGCCGCGAGCTGGGGCTCGACGTCGAGGTGCGGCAGACCGACGCCGAGCACGAGATGCTCGGCTGGCTGCACGCCGCCGCCGACGAGCAGGCCGCCGTCGTGCTCAACCCGGGCGCCTGGTCGCACTACTCGTACGCGGTCCGGGACGCCTGCGCGATGCTGCGTGGGCCACTGGTCGAGGTGCACATCTCCAACATCCACGCCCGGGAGCAGTTCCGGCACCACTCGGTGGTCTCGGCGGTGGCGACCGGCGTGATCTGCGGTCTCGGCGTCGACGGATACCGGCTGGCGCTGACCCACGTCGCCTGGTCGGCGGCCGCTTCCGGGTGA
- the efp gene encoding elongation factor P, whose amino-acid sequence MASTNDLKNGLVLNLDGELWSVVEFQHVKPGKGGAFVRTTLKNVLSGKVVDKTFNAGTKVETATVDKRTMQYLYADGDDYVFMDLETYDQIPVPGGTVGEAANYLLPEAEVVVATHEGVPLYIELPTSVVLEVTYTEPGLQGDRSTGGNKPATVETGATVQVPLFITTGEKIKVDTRDGRYLGRA is encoded by the coding sequence ATGGCTTCCACGAACGATCTCAAGAACGGCCTGGTCCTCAACCTCGATGGCGAGTTGTGGTCCGTCGTTGAGTTCCAGCACGTCAAGCCCGGCAAGGGTGGAGCGTTCGTGCGCACCACGCTGAAGAACGTGCTCTCCGGCAAGGTCGTCGACAAGACCTTCAACGCGGGCACCAAGGTCGAGACCGCCACCGTCGACAAGCGCACCATGCAGTACCTCTACGCCGACGGCGACGACTACGTCTTCATGGACCTGGAGACCTACGACCAGATCCCGGTGCCCGGCGGTACGGTCGGCGAGGCGGCCAACTACCTGCTGCCCGAGGCGGAGGTCGTGGTCGCGACCCACGAGGGGGTGCCGCTCTACATCGAGCTGCCGACCAGCGTGGTCCTCGAGGTGACGTACACCGAGCCGGGCCTGCAGGGCGACCGGTCGACCGGCGGCAACAAGCCGGCGACGGTCGAGACGGGCGCGACCGTGCAGGTGCCGCTGTTCATCACCACCGGCGAGAAGATCAAGGTCGACACCCGCGACGGTCGCTACCTCGGCCGGGCCTGA
- the nusB gene encoding transcription antitermination factor NusB: MPARRKARKRALDVLYEADLRDLPPAQVLTTYLARLDRPLPEHIGYTTSLVEGVAANLDRIDELISSYAEGWTIDRMPTVDRNLARIAVQELLYVDEIDDAVAITEAVELAKQMSTDDSPRFLNGVLGRIAEYATR, translated from the coding sequence ATGCCCGCGCGCCGCAAGGCGCGCAAGCGGGCGCTGGACGTGCTCTACGAGGCCGATCTGCGTGACCTGCCACCGGCGCAGGTGCTGACGACCTACCTGGCGCGGCTGGACCGGCCGCTGCCGGAGCACATCGGCTACACGACCAGTCTGGTCGAGGGGGTGGCCGCCAACCTCGACCGGATCGACGAGCTGATCTCCAGCTACGCCGAGGGCTGGACCATCGACCGGATGCCGACCGTCGACCGCAACCTGGCCCGGATCGCGGTCCAGGAACTGCTCTACGTCGACGAGATCGACGATGCGGTGGCGATCACCGAGGCGGTCGAGTTGGCCAAGCAGATGTCGACCGACGACTCGCCGCGGTTCCTCAACGGCGTCCTCGGCCGGATCGCCGAATACGCGACCCGCTGA
- a CDS encoding transcriptional regulator BldD, producing the protein MPSEYAKSLGARLRSIRQQQGLSLQGVEEKSNGRWKAVVVGSYERGDRAVTVSRLAELADFYRVPVSELLPDGSGVRHEPTNKIVLDLERLYDEASEELAYVARYARAIQQQRGDYNGRVLSIRADDLRSLAIVYDSSPSGLIERLNEHGVLVADPRAFFAS; encoded by the coding sequence ATGCCCTCTGAATACGCCAAGTCGTTGGGAGCCCGCCTGCGCTCCATCCGTCAGCAGCAGGGTCTGTCCCTGCAGGGGGTGGAGGAGAAGTCGAACGGGCGCTGGAAGGCCGTCGTCGTCGGTTCGTACGAGCGCGGCGACCGGGCCGTCACCGTCTCGCGTCTCGCCGAACTCGCCGACTTCTACCGGGTACCCGTGTCGGAACTGCTGCCGGACGGCAGCGGGGTACGGCACGAGCCCACCAACAAGATCGTTCTCGACCTCGAGCGGCTCTACGACGAGGCCTCCGAGGAACTCGCCTACGTCGCCCGGTACGCCCGTGCGATCCAGCAGCAGCGCGGCGACTACAACGGCCGGGTGCTTTCGATCCGCGCCGACGACCTGCGCTCGCTCGCGATCGTCTACGACTCGTCGCCGTCGGGTCTGATCGAGCGCCTCAACGAGCACGGTGTGCTCGTCGCCGACCCGCGGGCGTTCTTCGCCTCCTGA
- the pyrR gene encoding bifunctional pyr operon transcriptional regulator/uracil phosphoribosyltransferase PyrR gives MAYPQAAQPSVASPPSVKVILTSADLHRVVDRIAHQILEKTQGAAGTVLLGIPTRGVPLARRLAARIRTFEGVDVPVGVLDITLYRDDLRLKATRAIGPTEVPPGGIDGRRVILVDDVLFSGRTVRAALDALADIGRPRSVQLAVLVDRGHRELPIRADYVGKNIPTALSESVKVTLAECDGEDEVRLYGGSGQ, from the coding sequence GTGGCCTACCCGCAGGCTGCCCAACCCTCGGTGGCGTCGCCACCGTCCGTGAAGGTCATCCTGACCAGCGCCGATCTGCATCGCGTGGTCGACCGGATCGCCCACCAGATCCTCGAGAAGACCCAGGGTGCCGCCGGCACCGTACTGCTCGGCATTCCGACCCGGGGCGTACCGCTGGCCCGCCGGCTGGCCGCCCGCATCCGCACCTTCGAGGGCGTCGATGTACCCGTGGGTGTGTTGGACATCACTCTCTATCGCGACGATCTCCGGCTGAAGGCGACCCGCGCCATCGGCCCGACCGAGGTGCCGCCGGGCGGCATCGACGGCCGCCGCGTCATTCTCGTCGACGACGTCCTGTTCTCCGGCCGCACCGTCCGGGCCGCGCTCGACGCGCTGGCCGACATCGGCCGACCGCGCAGCGTGCAGTTGGCCGTGCTGGTCGACCGCGGGCACCGCGAGCTGCCGATCCGCGCCGACTACGTCGGCAAGAACATCCCGACCGCGCTCAGCGAGAGCGTCAAGGTCACCCTCGCCGAGTGCGACGGGGAGGACGAGGTAAGGCTCTACGGGGGGTCTGGCCAGTGA
- a CDS encoding aspartate carbamoyltransferase catalytic subunit: protein MIKHLLSGADPDATTATLILDTAAEMAALAGREVKKLPTLRGRTVVNLFYEDSTRTRISFEAAAKRLSADVINFSAKGSSVSKGESLKDTALTLQAMGADAVVIRHPASGAPHRLANWIDGSVVNAGDGTHEHPTQALLDAYTMRARLGRLAGLHVAVVGDVLHSRVARSNVLLLSTLGAKVTLVGPPTLIPVHIGTALAPGVEVSYDLDAVLPTADVVMMLRVQRERMADSYFPSAREYARRYGLDGPRMRRLPGHAIVMHPGPMNRGMEIAPEVADSPRSTIVEQVANGVSVRMAVLYLLLGGK from the coding sequence ATGATCAAACATCTTCTCTCCGGCGCGGACCCGGACGCGACCACGGCGACCCTGATCCTGGACACCGCCGCCGAGATGGCCGCCCTGGCCGGCCGCGAGGTCAAGAAGCTGCCGACGCTGCGCGGCCGCACCGTCGTCAACCTGTTCTACGAGGACTCGACCCGGACCCGGATCTCGTTCGAGGCGGCGGCCAAGCGCCTCTCCGCCGATGTGATCAACTTCTCGGCCAAGGGGTCGAGCGTGTCGAAGGGCGAGAGCCTGAAGGACACCGCGCTCACCCTCCAGGCGATGGGCGCCGACGCGGTCGTGATCCGGCACCCGGCCTCCGGCGCGCCGCACCGGCTGGCGAACTGGATCGACGGTTCGGTGGTCAACGCCGGTGACGGCACCCACGAGCACCCGACCCAGGCGCTGCTCGACGCGTACACGATGCGGGCCCGGCTGGGCCGGCTCGCCGGCCTGCACGTGGCCGTCGTCGGCGACGTGCTGCACAGCCGGGTGGCCCGCTCCAACGTGCTGCTGCTGTCGACGCTGGGGGCCAAGGTCACCCTGGTCGGCCCGCCGACCCTGATCCCGGTGCACATCGGCACCGCGCTCGCCCCGGGCGTGGAGGTCTCGTACGACCTCGACGCCGTGCTGCCCACCGCCGACGTGGTGATGATGCTGCGGGTGCAGCGCGAGCGGATGGCCGACTCCTACTTCCCGTCGGCCCGCGAGTACGCCCGCCGCTACGGCCTGGACGGGCCGCGGATGCGCCGGCTGCCCGGGCACGCGATCGTCATGCACCCCGGCCCGATGAACCGGGGCATGGAGATCGCGCCGGAGGTGGCCGACTCGCCACGTTCCACGATCGTCGAACAGGTCGCCAACGGTGTGTCCGTACGGATGGCGGTCCTCTACCTACTGCTTGGGGGCAAGTGA
- a CDS encoding dihydroorotase, which yields MSSYLIRGVRVLGAEPTDLLVRDGLVVEAGRGVAAAGAEVVEADGLVALPGLVDLHTHLREPGREDAETVETGSRAAALGGYTAVCAMANTSPVADTAGVVEQVWRLGREAGLVDVQPIGAVTVGLAGERLAELGAMASSAANVRIFSDDGHCVADPRLMRRALEYVKAFDGIIAQHAEEPRLTQGAQMHEGEVSTRLGLTGWPAVAEEAIIARDVLLAEHVGSRLHVCHVSTAGSVEVLRHAKERGVRVTAEVTPHHLLLTDERAATYDPVFKVNPPLRTADDVAALRAALADGIIDIVATDHAPHAVEDKECEWGYARPGMVGLETALSVVLDVLGERWDLIADRMSRVPARIAGLTEHGHDPVPGAPATFTLVDPAARRTVDPTVSASRSRNNPYAGLVLPGRIVATFLRGVPTVLDGKAVR from the coding sequence ATGTCGTCGTACCTGATCCGGGGGGTCCGGGTGCTCGGCGCCGAGCCGACCGACCTGCTGGTGCGCGACGGCCTGGTGGTCGAGGCCGGCCGAGGGGTGGCCGCCGCCGGCGCCGAGGTGGTCGAGGCGGACGGCCTGGTGGCCCTGCCGGGCCTGGTCGACCTGCACACCCATCTGCGTGAGCCGGGCCGCGAGGACGCCGAGACGGTCGAGACCGGATCGCGGGCGGCGGCGCTCGGCGGCTACACGGCGGTCTGCGCGATGGCGAACACCTCGCCGGTCGCCGACACCGCCGGCGTGGTCGAGCAGGTGTGGCGGCTGGGCCGGGAGGCCGGGCTGGTCGACGTGCAGCCGATCGGCGCGGTCACCGTCGGGCTCGCCGGGGAGCGGCTGGCCGAACTCGGCGCGATGGCGTCCAGCGCCGCGAACGTGCGGATCTTCTCCGACGACGGGCACTGTGTCGCCGACCCGCGGCTGATGCGCCGGGCGCTGGAGTACGTCAAGGCGTTCGACGGCATCATCGCCCAGCACGCGGAGGAGCCGCGGCTGACCCAGGGCGCGCAGATGCACGAGGGCGAGGTCTCGACCCGGCTGGGCCTGACCGGCTGGCCGGCGGTCGCCGAGGAGGCGATCATCGCCCGGGACGTGCTGCTGGCCGAGCACGTCGGCAGCCGCCTGCACGTCTGTCACGTCTCGACCGCCGGCAGCGTCGAGGTGCTGCGGCACGCCAAGGAGCGCGGGGTCCGGGTGACCGCCGAGGTCACCCCGCACCACCTGCTGCTGACCGACGAGCGGGCGGCGACGTACGACCCGGTCTTCAAGGTCAACCCCCCGCTGCGTACGGCGGACGACGTGGCGGCGCTGCGTGCCGCGCTCGCCGACGGGATCATCGACATCGTGGCGACCGACCACGCCCCGCACGCGGTGGAGGACAAGGAGTGCGAGTGGGGCTACGCCCGGCCCGGCATGGTCGGGCTGGAGACCGCGCTGTCGGTGGTGCTCGACGTACTCGGTGAGCGCTGGGACCTGATCGCCGACCGGATGTCGCGCGTGCCGGCCCGGATCGCCGGCCTGACCGAGCACGGGCACGACCCGGTGCCCGGCGCCCCGGCGACGTTCACCCTGGTCGACCCGGCCGCGCGGCGTACGGTCGACCCGACGGTGTCGGCCAGCCGCAGCCGTAACAACCCGTACGCCGGTCTGGTGCTGCCCGGGCGGATCGTCGCGACGTTCCTGCGGGGCGTACCGACGGTGCTCGACGGCAAGGCGGTCCGGTGA
- the carA gene encoding glutamine-hydrolyzing carbamoyl-phosphate synthase small subunit has translation MTRHKPAILVLEDGRTFRGEAYGAVGETFGEAVFTTGMTGYQETLTDPSYHRQVVVQTAPHIGNTGVNDEDDESDRIWVAGYVVRDPARVGSNWRSRGELGDRLAAEGIVGISGVDTRALTRHLRERGAMRVGVSSVDDDPAAVLERVRQAPSMVGADLSEQVTTPRAYTVAAQGEHRFTVAALDLGIKRNVPRRLAERGVTTHVLPATSTIDELLATGADAVFFSPGPGDPATADHAVGLAREVLGRKMPLFGICFGSQILGRALGFGTYKLGYGHRGINQPVLDRVTGKVEVTSHNHGFAVEWPRHSQRLGRPSDPADLGGVVETEFGGVEVSHVCLNDNVVEGLRARDVPAFTVQYHPEAAAGPHDADHLFDRFAELIGDGKAA, from the coding sequence ATGACCAGGCACAAGCCGGCGATCCTCGTCCTGGAGGACGGCCGGACCTTCCGCGGCGAGGCGTACGGCGCGGTGGGGGAGACGTTCGGCGAGGCGGTCTTCACCACCGGCATGACCGGCTACCAGGAGACGCTGACCGACCCGTCCTACCACCGGCAGGTGGTGGTGCAGACCGCCCCGCACATCGGCAACACCGGCGTCAACGACGAGGACGACGAGTCGGACCGGATCTGGGTGGCCGGCTACGTGGTGCGCGACCCGGCCCGGGTCGGCTCCAACTGGCGTTCCCGGGGCGAACTCGGCGACCGGCTGGCCGCCGAGGGGATCGTCGGGATCAGCGGGGTGGACACCCGGGCGCTGACCCGGCACCTGCGCGAGCGCGGCGCGATGCGGGTCGGCGTGTCCAGTGTGGACGACGATCCGGCGGCGGTGCTGGAGCGGGTCCGGCAGGCCCCGTCGATGGTCGGTGCCGACCTGTCCGAGCAGGTCACCACGCCGCGGGCGTACACGGTGGCCGCGCAGGGCGAGCACCGGTTCACCGTCGCCGCCCTCGACCTCGGCATCAAGCGCAACGTGCCACGCCGGCTCGCCGAGCGCGGCGTCACCACCCACGTCCTGCCGGCCACCTCGACGATCGACGAGCTGCTGGCCACCGGCGCCGACGCGGTGTTCTTCTCGCCCGGCCCCGGTGACCCGGCGACCGCCGACCACGCGGTCGGCCTGGCCCGCGAGGTGCTGGGCCGGAAGATGCCGCTGTTCGGCATCTGCTTCGGCAGCCAGATCCTCGGCCGGGCGCTCGGCTTCGGCACCTACAAGCTCGGGTACGGCCACCGCGGCATCAACCAGCCGGTGCTGGACCGGGTCACCGGCAAGGTGGAGGTGACCAGCCACAACCACGGCTTCGCCGTCGAGTGGCCTCGCCACTCGCAGCGGCTCGGCCGCCCCTCCGATCCCGCCGATCTCGGCGGTGTCGTCGAGACCGAGTTCGGCGGGGTCGAGGTCAGTCACGTGTGCCTCAACGACAACGTGGTCGAAGGGCTGCGGGCCAGGGACGTGCCCGCGTTCACCGTCCAGTACCACCCGGAGGCGGCGGCCGGCCCGCACGACGCGGACCACCTGTTCGACCGCTTCGCGGAACTCATCGGAGACGGGAAGGCCGCCTGA
- the carB gene encoding carbamoyl-phosphate synthase large subunit has protein sequence MPKRTDLRHVMVIGSGPIVIGQACEFDYSGTQACRVLRAEGLRVSLVNSNPATIMTDPEFADATYVEPITPEFVELVIAKERPDALLPTLGGQTALNTAVALHEAGVLEKYGVELIGADIEAIRRGEDRQLFKEIVAKAGGETPRSRVCHSMDEVRATVADLGLPVVIRPSFTMGGLGSGMAHTDEDLERIAGAGLAASPVHEVLIEESVLGWKEYELELMRDRHDNVVVVCSIENVDPMGVHTGDSVTVAPAMTLTDREYQRLRDLGIAVLREVGVDTGGCNIQFAINPVDGRLVVIEMNPRVSRSSALASKATGFPIAKIAAKLAIGYTLDEIPNDITLKTPAAFEPALDYVVVKIPRFAFEKFPGADPELTTTMKSVGEAMSLGRNFGEALNKAMRSMETKAAGFWTRPDPDDATLESTLAALGTPHDGRLYTVERALRLGGTIEQVAQASGGIDPWFLDQIAALIELRAEIVGAAELDELLLRRAKRAGLSDRQLAALRPEVGGEDAVRALRHRVGVRPVYKTVDTCAAEFEATTPYHYSTYEGWGDDAETEVAPSARPKVLILGSGPNRIGQGIEFDYSCVHAVMALRSAPAGGSDGAGGFETVMVNCNPETVSTDYDTADRLYFEPLTFEDVLEAWHAEDASGRAAGGPGVVGVIVQLGGQTPLGLAQRLKDAGVPIVGTSPESIHLAEDRGAFGAVLARAGLRAPAHGTATSYDEAKAIADEIGYPVLVRPSYVLGGRGMEIVYDDATLRDYIGRATDISPDHPVLVDRFLDDAIEIDVDALCDATGEVFLGGVMEHIEEAGIHSGDSACALPPITLAGPHLAAVRRYTEAIARGVGVRGLLNVQYALKDDTLYVLEANPRASRTVPFVSKATAVPLAKAAARIMLGATIAELRAERLLPPDGDGGSPPAGAPIAVKEAVLPFKRFRTPAGRGVDSLLGPEMKSTGEVMGVDVSFGHAFAKSQAAAYGSLPTSGTIFVSVANRDKRGMIFPVKRLADLGFRIVATSGTGEVLRRYGIDCEVIRKHWEDDGAGPDAVSLIAAGEVDLVINTPQGSGASARTDGYGIRSAAVASDIPCVTTVPGAAAAVMGIEALIRGDMAVRPLQQLHANLRAGE, from the coding sequence ATGCCGAAACGGACCGACCTGCGCCACGTCATGGTGATCGGCTCCGGCCCGATCGTCATCGGGCAGGCCTGCGAATTCGACTACTCCGGCACCCAGGCGTGCCGGGTGCTGCGCGCCGAGGGGCTGCGGGTTAGCCTGGTCAACTCCAACCCGGCGACGATCATGACCGACCCGGAGTTCGCCGACGCGACGTACGTCGAGCCGATCACGCCGGAGTTCGTCGAGCTGGTCATCGCCAAGGAGCGCCCGGACGCGCTGCTGCCGACCCTGGGCGGTCAGACCGCGCTGAACACCGCGGTCGCGCTGCACGAGGCCGGCGTCCTGGAGAAGTACGGCGTCGAGCTGATCGGTGCCGACATCGAGGCGATCCGGCGTGGCGAGGACCGGCAGCTGTTCAAGGAGATCGTCGCCAAGGCCGGCGGCGAGACCCCGCGCAGCCGGGTCTGCCACTCGATGGACGAGGTACGCGCCACCGTCGCCGACCTCGGCCTGCCGGTGGTGATCCGGCCCAGCTTCACCATGGGCGGCCTCGGCTCCGGCATGGCGCACACCGACGAGGACCTGGAACGGATCGCCGGCGCCGGCCTGGCCGCCAGCCCGGTGCACGAGGTCCTCATCGAGGAGAGCGTGCTCGGCTGGAAGGAGTACGAGCTGGAGCTGATGCGCGACCGGCACGACAACGTCGTGGTCGTCTGCTCCATCGAGAACGTCGACCCGATGGGCGTGCACACCGGCGACAGCGTCACCGTCGCCCCGGCGATGACCCTGACCGACCGGGAATACCAGCGGCTGCGCGACCTCGGCATCGCGGTGCTGCGCGAGGTCGGTGTCGACACCGGGGGCTGCAACATCCAGTTCGCGATCAACCCGGTGGACGGCCGGCTGGTCGTCATCGAGATGAACCCGCGGGTGTCGCGCTCGTCGGCGCTGGCGTCGAAGGCGACCGGCTTCCCGATCGCCAAGATCGCGGCGAAGCTGGCGATCGGCTACACCCTCGACGAGATCCCGAACGACATCACGTTGAAGACCCCGGCGGCGTTCGAGCCGGCCCTCGACTACGTCGTCGTGAAGATCCCGCGGTTCGCGTTCGAGAAGTTCCCCGGCGCCGACCCCGAGCTGACCACCACGATGAAGTCGGTCGGCGAGGCGATGAGCCTGGGCCGCAACTTCGGCGAGGCGCTCAACAAGGCGATGCGGTCGATGGAGACCAAGGCGGCCGGCTTCTGGACCCGGCCCGACCCGGACGACGCCACCCTCGAATCCACCCTCGCCGCGCTGGGCACCCCGCACGACGGCCGGCTCTACACCGTCGAGCGCGCGCTGCGGCTCGGCGGCACGATCGAGCAGGTCGCGCAGGCGTCCGGCGGGATCGACCCGTGGTTCCTCGACCAGATCGCCGCCCTCATCGAGCTGCGGGCCGAGATCGTCGGGGCCGCCGAACTCGACGAACTCCTGCTGCGCCGGGCCAAGCGGGCCGGCCTGTCCGACCGCCAGCTCGCCGCGCTGCGTCCCGAGGTCGGCGGCGAGGACGCCGTCCGTGCGCTGCGGCACCGGGTCGGGGTACGCCCGGTCTACAAGACCGTCGACACCTGCGCCGCCGAGTTCGAGGCGACCACGCCGTACCACTACTCGACGTACGAGGGGTGGGGCGACGACGCGGAGACCGAGGTCGCCCCGTCCGCCCGGCCCAAGGTGCTGATCCTCGGCTCCGGACCGAACCGGATCGGCCAGGGCATCGAGTTCGACTACTCCTGCGTGCACGCGGTCATGGCGCTGCGGTCGGCGCCGGCCGGTGGGTCCGACGGTGCCGGCGGGTTCGAGACCGTCATGGTCAACTGCAACCCGGAGACGGTGTCGACCGACTACGACACGGCCGACCGGCTCTACTTCGAGCCGCTGACCTTCGAGGACGTGCTCGAGGCGTGGCACGCCGAGGACGCCTCCGGCAGGGCGGCCGGCGGCCCCGGCGTCGTCGGGGTGATCGTCCAGCTCGGCGGCCAGACCCCGCTCGGCCTCGCCCAGCGGCTCAAGGACGCCGGGGTGCCGATCGTCGGCACCAGCCCGGAGTCGATCCACCTGGCCGAGGACCGGGGCGCGTTCGGCGCCGTACTGGCCCGGGCCGGGCTGCGCGCCCCCGCGCACGGCACCGCCACCTCGTACGACGAGGCCAAGGCGATCGCCGACGAGATCGGCTACCCGGTCCTGGTCCGCCCGTCGTACGTGCTCGGCGGGCGCGGCATGGAGATCGTGTACGACGACGCGACGCTGCGGGACTACATCGGCCGGGCCACCGACATCTCGCCCGACCACCCGGTGCTCGTCGACCGGTTCCTCGACGACGCCATCGAGATCGACGTCGACGCGCTCTGCGACGCCACCGGCGAGGTGTTCCTCGGCGGGGTGATGGAGCACATCGAGGAGGCCGGCATCCACTCCGGCGACTCGGCGTGCGCCCTGCCGCCGATCACGCTCGCCGGCCCGCACCTGGCCGCCGTACGCCGCTACACCGAGGCGATCGCCCGCGGGGTCGGCGTACGCGGTCTGCTCAACGTCCAGTACGCGCTCAAGGACGACACGCTCTACGTACTGGAGGCGAACCCGCGCGCGTCGCGGACCGTGCCGTTCGTGTCGAAGGCGACCGCGGTCCCGCTGGCCAAGGCGGCGGCCCGGATCATGCTCGGTGCGACCATCGCCGAGCTGCGCGCCGAGCGGCTGCTGCCGCCGGACGGCGACGGTGGCAGCCCACCGGCCGGTGCCCCGATCGCGGTCAAGGAGGCGGTGCTGCCGTTCAAGCGGTTCCGTACCCCGGCCGGCCGGGGTGTCGACTCGCTGCTCGGGCCGGAGATGAAGTCGACCGGTGAGGTGATGGGCGTCGACGTGTCGTTCGGGCACGCGTTCGCCAAGTCCCAGGCGGCCGCGTACGGCTCGCTGCCGACCAGCGGAACGATCTTCGTCTCGGTCGCCAACCGCGACAAGCGGGGCATGATCTTCCCGGTGAAGCGGCTGGCCGACCTCGGCTTCCGCATCGTGGCGACCAGCGGCACCGGCGAGGTGCTGCGCCGCTACGGCATCGACTGCGAGGTGATCCGCAAGCACTGGGAGGACGACGGCGCCGGCCCGGACGCGGTGTCGCTGATCGCCGCCGGCGAGGTCGATCTGGTCATCAACACTCCGCAGGGGTCGGGGGCCAGCGCCCGCACCGACGGGTACGGCATCCGCAGCGCCGCCGTCGCCTCCGACATCCCGTGCGTCACCACGGTGCCCGGCGCCGCCGCGGCGGTGATGGGCATCGAGGCGCTGATCCGCGGCGACATGGCGGTCCGTCCGCTGCAGCAGCTGCACGCCAACCTCCGGGCCGGCGAGTGA